A single genomic interval of Oryza sativa Japonica Group chromosome 7, ASM3414082v1 harbors:
- the LOC4343848 gene encoding uncharacterized protein: MGRWVKPDVYPLIVAMSLVGGMCVFQLTRNVFMNPDVRVNKSHRQSAVLENADEGEKYHHHAFRRFLGTQRPEVFPAINRFFAGPATVPKSDRQN; the protein is encoded by the exons ATGGGCCGTTGGGTGAAGCCAGAT GTATACCCGCTGATCGTGGCGATGTCTCTGGTGGGAGGGATGTGCGTGTTCCAGCTGACGAGGAACGTGTTCATGAACCCGGACGTGAGGGTGAACAAGAGCCACCGCCAGAGCGCCGTGCTGGAGAacgccgacgagggggagaagTATCACCACCACGCCTTCCGCCGATTCCTCGGCACGCAGCGCCCCGAGGTCTTCCCGGCGATCAACCGCTTCTTCGCCGGCCCGGCCACCGTCCCCAAGAGTGACCGTCAAAACTGA